The following are encoded together in the Candidatus Poribacteria bacterium genome:
- a CDS encoding STAS domain-containing protein: protein MLNKFDIQVRESKEHAIIETAGYLNDALGEKLSEKAQELIQNGYTLLVINLEQTTLINSIGISILIEIIEALDEREGTLNFCGLSATQERTFRMMAIAKYAGIFPDEESAIANL, encoded by the coding sequence TTGTTGAACAAATTCGATATTCAAGTTCGCGAGTCAAAAGAGCACGCGATAATTGAGACAGCTGGGTATTTGAATGATGCGCTCGGCGAAAAACTCTCTGAGAAAGCCCAAGAGCTCATTCAGAATGGTTACACACTGCTGGTCATCAACCTTGAACAAACAACACTCATTAACAGCATCGGTATATCCATACTTATTGAAATCATAGAGGCACTTGACGAGCGTGAAGGCACCTTGAATTTCTGTGGATTGTCCGCTACGCAAGAACGAACTTTTCGCATGATGGCAATTGCTAAATACGCTGGCATCTTTCCGGATGAAGAGTCTGCTATTGCGAATTTATAG